The following coding sequences are from one Leptospira ellinghausenii window:
- a CDS encoding adenylate/guanylate cyclase domain-containing protein, translating to MSDKESKSLSILDYLSIAVATLGSLGVIVSVVMTGWVYEYSFLIGGMLLLLTSSYFVYKIIEKVSKDKQKSGAIWLSYVIAIFMYTMVNTFQPLKELEENSVSFRFQFLRGSNTKTESEGDTGRIEYIQYNPPAKARKDINIIGITTESLEKLQGTWPLPWSYYADIIETFKDSNNILMFDIFFVDYKPGQTEEMVTALQKNRNVLFDYPMEVSAESKEAVLNLEKRIDILRKFQLKNVIDENDGGISWVKFPQPPIEPIGELSAGLGFANVKKDESGLNRKMPLVVKVYNSGRDRETEYFPSIDLLIVCQYYGINVQSDVEVNMGHYVKLKNIPNKIIREFNVKARKFEERDVMHIPNEKREVVIPIDWEGQMEINYVGGRYSFKQNEIFEVTNDWNPELLEANQINNKIFLVAMYYATGRGASKDSHLSPFGDMSGIEHHAHAVNTILNQDFLSTMPNWGIFLIYVGLGVMIGFLQPRVKTHIGFAIMLTQLLLYVIAALYIFQTFNLITVLPSVTIEQIVVFVAIIGFRILTEEENVKYIRQTFSKFVSKDVVDELLKHPDNLALGGSKREITIFFSDVRGFTTISEQLGPEDLVKLLNEYLSAMTDLIIEYKGTIDKYMGDAIMAFWGAPVPLEDHAYYACVAALAQLDHLKVLQQKWAERNVPVIDIGCGLNSGPAVVGNMGSSHRMEYTCMGDTINLGSRLEGSNKMYTTNIIISEYTYEKVKDRVVTRELDLVRVKGKTQPVRIYELLGITNPEDMEKMKRPLQKAAT from the coding sequence ATGTCCGACAAAGAATCAAAATCGCTTTCGATTTTGGATTACCTCAGCATTGCTGTTGCCACCCTTGGGTCACTCGGTGTGATCGTATCTGTTGTCATGACAGGATGGGTATATGAATATTCCTTCCTGATTGGTGGGATGCTTTTACTCCTCACTTCTTCCTATTTTGTTTACAAAATCATTGAAAAAGTTTCCAAAGACAAACAAAAGTCAGGTGCAATCTGGCTGTCCTATGTAATTGCCATCTTTATGTATACGATGGTCAATACATTCCAACCTCTCAAAGAGTTAGAAGAAAATTCCGTTTCGTTTCGTTTTCAATTTTTGCGGGGATCCAATACAAAAACAGAAAGTGAGGGAGATACAGGTAGAATTGAATACATTCAATACAATCCTCCTGCAAAAGCAAGAAAGGATATCAACATCATTGGTATCACAACTGAGTCACTTGAAAAGTTACAAGGTACTTGGCCACTTCCTTGGAGTTATTATGCAGATATCATCGAAACGTTTAAAGACTCAAACAACATTCTTATGTTCGATATTTTCTTTGTGGATTATAAACCCGGCCAAACAGAAGAGATGGTCACTGCATTGCAAAAAAATCGCAATGTTTTATTTGACTACCCTATGGAAGTCAGCGCAGAATCTAAGGAAGCAGTTCTCAATCTAGAAAAACGGATTGATATCTTACGTAAGTTCCAATTAAAGAATGTCATCGATGAAAATGATGGAGGGATATCCTGGGTAAAATTTCCTCAACCTCCTATCGAACCAATCGGTGAATTATCAGCTGGTCTCGGTTTTGCGAACGTTAAAAAAGATGAATCTGGTTTGAACCGCAAAATGCCTCTTGTGGTGAAAGTTTATAATTCAGGACGGGATAGAGAAACAGAATACTTCCCATCCATTGACTTACTCATTGTTTGCCAATACTATGGTATCAATGTACAAAGTGATGTAGAAGTTAACATGGGACATTATGTAAAACTTAAAAATATCCCAAATAAAATCATCCGCGAATTCAATGTCAAAGCTCGTAAGTTTGAAGAACGTGATGTAATGCACATTCCAAACGAAAAAAGAGAAGTGGTGATTCCCATTGATTGGGAAGGACAAATGGAAATCAATTATGTGGGAGGAAGGTATTCATTCAAACAAAATGAAATTTTCGAAGTCACAAATGATTGGAATCCAGAATTACTCGAAGCAAATCAAATTAACAATAAAATATTCCTAGTTGCGATGTACTATGCAACTGGTCGTGGAGCTTCGAAAGACTCCCACTTATCTCCGTTTGGTGATATGTCCGGAATTGAACACCACGCTCATGCAGTGAACACAATCTTAAACCAAGACTTTTTGTCCACAATGCCAAACTGGGGAATCTTTTTGATTTATGTTGGGCTTGGTGTGATGATTGGATTTTTGCAACCACGTGTTAAAACTCACATTGGTTTTGCTATTATGTTAACGCAGTTATTATTGTATGTAATCGCTGCACTTTATATTTTCCAAACTTTCAATCTCATCACAGTATTACCTTCTGTTACCATAGAACAGATAGTTGTCTTTGTTGCCATCATTGGATTTAGAATTTTAACGGAAGAAGAAAACGTAAAATACATTCGTCAAACCTTCTCCAAATTCGTATCCAAAGACGTTGTGGATGAACTCCTCAAACACCCTGACAATTTAGCTCTCGGTGGATCCAAACGAGAAATCACGATCTTTTTCTCTGACGTTCGAGGGTTCACAACGATCTCTGAACAATTGGGTCCAGAAGATTTGGTGAAATTACTCAATGAGTATCTTTCTGCTATGACAGACCTCATCATTGAATATAAGGGAACCATCGATAAATACATGGGAGATGCGATCATGGCATTCTGGGGTGCTCCAGTGCCATTGGAAGACCATGCTTATTATGCTTGTGTGGCTGCACTTGCACAACTTGACCACTTAAAAGTGCTGCAACAAAAATGGGCAGAACGAAATGTCCCTGTGATCGACATCGGTTGTGGTCTCAATTCAGGCCCTGCTGTTGTGGGAAACATGGGATCATCTCATAGGATGGAATACACTTGTATGGGTGATACAATCAACTTAGGATCCCGTTTGGAAGGTTCCAATAAAATGTACACCACAAATATCATCATCTCGGAATACACCTATGAAAAAGTGAAAGACCGAGTTGTGACAAGAGAACTTGATTTGGTGCGTGTAAAAGGAAAAACCCAACCTGTTCGGATTTACGAATTGCTTGGAATCACAAACCCAGAAGATATGGAGAAAATGAAGCGGCCTCTCCAAAAGGCGGCAACATGA
- the trpA gene encoding tryptophan synthase subunit alpha: MSKIKDLFESGKIKSAFIPYFTLGDPNYNDSIEFGKTILDNGADILELGIPFSDPVADGPVIQRAVARSLKNKFSFSEIFRVTKEIHRHKKDVPLVYLTYFNPIFHCGIEDFLNQAKDSGVVGLVIPDLPFDTKESEVLFQELRKRDMDLIHLVTPASTKKRIEALKKTSTGFIYYVTSFGVTGERREFSVDLKERIRFLKETIQLPICAGFGISTPDQAGQISGYADGIIIGSAIQRIIEENGHEFPKAKQALAEYIAKIRVAIP, encoded by the coding sequence ATGAGTAAAATAAAAGATCTTTTTGAAAGTGGAAAAATAAAATCTGCGTTTATTCCGTATTTTACGCTTGGAGACCCAAATTATAATGATTCCATCGAATTTGGAAAAACGATTTTAGACAATGGTGCTGATATTTTAGAATTAGGGATTCCGTTTTCTGATCCAGTTGCAGATGGTCCTGTGATCCAAAGAGCAGTTGCGAGATCTTTGAAAAACAAATTTTCCTTTTCTGAAATCTTTCGAGTGACTAAAGAAATTCACCGACACAAAAAAGACGTACCTCTCGTTTACTTAACTTACTTCAATCCAATCTTTCACTGTGGGATTGAAGATTTTTTGAACCAGGCAAAAGATTCTGGGGTTGTCGGACTTGTGATCCCTGATTTACCTTTTGATACCAAAGAAAGTGAAGTTTTATTCCAAGAACTAAGAAAACGAGATATGGATCTCATCCATTTGGTCACACCAGCTTCGACTAAAAAACGAATTGAAGCATTGAAAAAAACATCTACAGGTTTTATTTACTATGTTACTTCCTTTGGTGTGACTGGCGAACGCCGCGAGTTCTCAGTTGATTTGAAAGAAAGGATTCGGTTTCTAAAAGAAACCATCCAATTGCCAATTTGTGCCGGGTTTGGTATCTCCACACCAGACCAAGCGGGTCAAATTTCTGGCTATGCGGATGGAATCATCATCGGATCTGCCATCCAAAGGATCATTGAAGAAAATGGACATGAATTTCCCAAAGCAAAACAAGCTTTGGCAGAATACATTGCCAAGATTCGGGTTGCCATTCCCTAA
- the trpB gene encoding tryptophan synthase subunit beta, producing MGKNQPGYFGEFGGRYAPEILTEALEELESTYHKLKKSKKFKKELEFYLSNYVGRPSPLTFAERLTKHWGGARIWLKREDLNHTGAHKINNAIGQALIAKFMGKKRIIAETGAGQHGLATATVGAMFGMETVVYMGAVDVERQNLNAKKIEMLGAKILPVTAGEATLKEATSEAMRDWALNVSTTHYIVGSAIGPHPFPTIVRDLQAVIGKEARSQFKKQNHKLPNAIVACVGGGSNAIGMFTAFLKDKHVAIYGAEAGGLGPKPGEHSATLTYGKTGFLHGTKTLIIQDEAGQIVPAHSVSAGLDYPGVGPEHAFLSQSKRVDYRMVTDEQALDCFLEVTRTEGIIPALETAHAFHVARDVAKDLGKKKDLIICLSGRGDKDVTEVLRLLGEKSK from the coding sequence ATGGGCAAAAACCAACCTGGATATTTTGGAGAATTTGGCGGTCGATACGCACCAGAAATTCTAACAGAAGCTCTTGAAGAGCTAGAATCCACCTATCACAAGTTAAAGAAAAGTAAAAAATTCAAAAAAGAATTAGAATTTTACTTAAGCAACTATGTCGGAAGACCGAGTCCTTTAACTTTTGCAGAACGTCTCACCAAACATTGGGGAGGTGCACGTATCTGGTTAAAAAGAGAAGATCTTAATCATACTGGTGCTCATAAAATTAATAATGCCATCGGACAAGCGTTAATTGCAAAATTTATGGGCAAAAAAAGAATTATTGCAGAAACTGGTGCAGGCCAACATGGCCTTGCTACGGCTACAGTCGGTGCTATGTTTGGTATGGAAACTGTTGTTTATATGGGAGCAGTTGATGTCGAAAGACAAAACTTGAATGCCAAAAAAATAGAGATGTTAGGTGCAAAAATATTACCAGTTACTGCTGGGGAAGCCACTCTCAAAGAAGCAACAAGTGAGGCCATGCGTGATTGGGCTCTCAATGTTTCAACAACTCATTATATTGTTGGATCTGCCATCGGACCTCATCCATTCCCTACAATCGTACGTGATTTACAAGCTGTGATTGGAAAAGAAGCGAGGTCACAGTTTAAAAAACAAAACCATAAACTCCCTAATGCCATTGTTGCCTGTGTGGGAGGTGGATCAAATGCGATTGGGATGTTCACTGCATTTTTAAAGGACAAACATGTTGCTATTTATGGTGCAGAAGCTGGTGGACTTGGTCCAAAACCTGGCGAACATTCTGCCACTTTAACCTATGGCAAAACTGGTTTTTTGCATGGAACAAAAACTCTCATCATCCAAGATGAAGCAGGTCAAATTGTACCCGCACATTCTGTTTCCGCTGGTTTAGATTATCCCGGTGTTGGTCCCGAACATGCTTTTCTGTCCCAATCAAAACGCGTGGATTATCGAATGGTTACCGACGAACAAGCGCTAGATTGCTTTTTGGAGGTGACAAGGACTGAAGGAATCATTCCTGCTCTCGAAACAGCTCATGCATTTCATGTAGCAAGAGACGTTGCAAAAGATTTAGGGAAAAAGAAAGATCTTATCATTTGTCTGTCTGGTCGTGGTGATAAGGATGTTACGGAAGTGCTTCGTTTGTTAGGTGAAAAGAGTAAATGA
- a CDS encoding proline--tRNA ligase: MKASSYLIPTAKEDPQDAVVASHKLMMRAGLIRKSAAGLYSYLPLGLRVLRKIEGIVRKEMDAAGALEFQLPILTPSEIWKESGRWDKMGKEMFRLKDRHDNESCLGPTHEESFCVLVKPMVRSYKDLPINVYQIHTKFRDEIRPRFGVIRSREFTMKDAYSFHLDDESLDKTYQTMRKTYRRIFAGMGLSTIPVQADSGNMGGSASEEFMVVSQIGEETLTICPTCHYSGNIEKTPVIPKKNTNKQVFNGNGKLHTPAKKSITEVAEFLNTKEENLLKAVALVADGQYVLVFLEGDRELNENKLKNHLGCNELRPMGPAEMEKLGLVPGFIGPGFPKSESLKIYIDSLLDWNFAYIAGANEIDHHIAGVQLSSFFKEEEVTKIDVSQAKVGDPCPSCETGLTAEKGIEVGHIFKLGQKYSKAFDITVLNDKGKATTTTMGCYGIGVNRCMATVIEQCNDDKGIFWPISIAPFTVCLVSIAKNPDDIAKIESIYKALVAAGIEVLWDDRDLGPGFKFKDSELIGFPIRITLGKGFLEKNEITILDRKSMVEETISFTTNEDLVKNLQEKIATLEDSIQKDVTLAGT; this comes from the coding sequence ATGAAAGCTAGTTCCTATTTAATTCCAACTGCGAAAGAAGACCCACAAGATGCAGTGGTAGCCTCTCATAAATTGATGATGCGTGCAGGCCTTATCCGTAAGTCTGCAGCAGGTCTATACTCCTATTTACCACTTGGTTTACGTGTTCTTCGTAAGATTGAAGGCATCGTGAGAAAAGAAATGGATGCGGCAGGTGCTTTGGAATTCCAACTTCCGATTCTAACACCGAGTGAAATTTGGAAAGAATCTGGTCGTTGGGACAAAATGGGTAAAGAGATGTTTCGTCTGAAAGACCGCCATGACAACGAAAGTTGTCTTGGTCCCACACATGAAGAATCATTTTGTGTGCTTGTAAAACCAATGGTTCGCTCCTACAAAGACCTTCCGATCAATGTATACCAAATTCACACAAAGTTCCGGGATGAAATCCGCCCTCGGTTTGGTGTCATCCGCTCTCGTGAATTTACAATGAAAGATGCGTATTCTTTTCATTTAGATGATGAATCCTTGGATAAAACGTATCAAACGATGCGTAAAACCTATCGTAGGATTTTTGCAGGCATGGGACTTTCCACGATTCCTGTGCAAGCGGACTCAGGGAATATGGGTGGTTCTGCCTCGGAAGAATTTATGGTCGTTTCACAAATTGGAGAAGAAACACTCACAATTTGTCCTACTTGCCATTATTCAGGGAACATTGAAAAAACTCCCGTGATACCCAAAAAAAATACAAACAAACAAGTGTTCAATGGCAACGGAAAACTTCATACTCCTGCAAAAAAATCCATCACAGAAGTCGCAGAGTTTTTAAACACAAAAGAAGAGAATCTTTTGAAAGCAGTGGCACTTGTTGCCGATGGGCAATATGTCCTTGTTTTTTTGGAAGGGGATCGCGAACTAAACGAAAACAAATTAAAAAACCATTTGGGTTGCAATGAGCTAAGACCGATGGGCCCAGCGGAAATGGAAAAACTAGGACTTGTTCCTGGATTCATCGGACCAGGTTTTCCAAAATCAGAATCGCTTAAAATTTACATTGATTCCTTACTCGATTGGAATTTTGCCTATATTGCTGGTGCAAATGAAATTGATCACCACATAGCGGGTGTTCAACTCTCTTCTTTTTTCAAAGAAGAGGAAGTGACTAAGATCGATGTTTCCCAAGCAAAAGTAGGTGACCCTTGTCCTTCCTGCGAAACTGGCTTAACGGCCGAGAAGGGGATTGAAGTAGGTCATATTTTTAAACTAGGCCAAAAGTATTCCAAAGCATTTGATATTACAGTTCTGAATGACAAAGGAAAGGCTACTACCACAACCATGGGTTGTTATGGGATTGGTGTGAACCGATGTATGGCAACTGTGATCGAACAATGTAATGATGACAAAGGAATTTTTTGGCCAATCTCCATCGCACCGTTTACGGTTTGTTTGGTGAGTATTGCCAAAAATCCTGATGATATCGCAAAAATTGAATCCATCTACAAGGCACTTGTCGCGGCTGGCATTGAAGTGTTGTGGGATGATCGTGACCTTGGTCCTGGATTTAAATTTAAAGATTCTGAGCTCATCGGATTCCCCATCCGAATCACATTAGGAAAAGGGTTTTTGGAGAAAAATGAGATCACAATTCTTGATCGTAAGTCCATGGTGGAAGAGACCATTTCTTTTACGACAAACGAAGATCTCGTCAAGAACCTACAGGAAAAAATCGCCACCCTCGAAGATTCCATTCAAAAGGATGTAACTCTCGCGGGAACATGA
- a CDS encoding site-2 protease family protein, giving the protein MIVLILGAVFMLAVSIFIHELGHLLCGKLVGVEARIFSLGYGKGIWKKRIGKTIYQITAIPIGGYVLFRGDDYSKTKKPKQGDLLATPPLRRMVPVLGGPFANLVLGFLLLFILELSGDSPSSNRIFIEDANKVSSPAYNAGLRTGDKILSINGKPTESFEDIFTNVSLTSGDPIQVTYQRENETKTVEIVPNLYSAGGHPTIGVMPFGERRVVATFTYGEQISHFMANVLDKDDKSSLYFQEKIEERKEEIPEELLKQHEIAEREKSLRRRALSFLKDGDMILTVAGVDVHTVPELQTELGKHQGKTIPVEVERKTYPLLTPWATEKVTIQIPVLGANVYEFWNIEHPKFPELGIPYFRLDSYDAEIENRLSNLKIQNQSFETADAFTSYLKSNAGKKEIWIGNMKYFADVNLKPIGLLGFRASMKFEAEKLQKESTVYSSLVGAGNKVYENVSTTLKGIGMLFSGLLSPKENLSGPIGIVQIAGISLEYGWVTYLDFVAKISLALMVMNLLPIPMADGGHIVLYAYEAITGRPLPRKAIEAIFRLGFFFLIGLGLYVSFNDVMRIF; this is encoded by the coding sequence ATGATCGTATTAATACTCGGCGCTGTATTCATGTTAGCTGTATCGATTTTTATCCATGAATTGGGGCACCTCTTATGTGGGAAACTAGTAGGTGTGGAAGCACGTATCTTTTCGTTAGGTTATGGCAAAGGAATTTGGAAAAAACGGATTGGCAAAACCATCTACCAAATCACTGCCATACCCATCGGTGGTTATGTTTTATTTCGTGGTGATGATTATAGCAAAACTAAAAAACCAAAACAAGGGGATTTGCTCGCGACTCCACCTCTTCGTCGTATGGTGCCTGTGCTTGGAGGTCCATTCGCCAATTTAGTGTTAGGCTTTTTGTTGTTATTTATTTTGGAACTTTCAGGAGACAGCCCTTCTTCCAACCGCATTTTCATTGAAGACGCAAACAAAGTATCAAGCCCTGCTTATAACGCTGGTCTTCGCACTGGTGACAAAATTTTATCCATCAATGGAAAACCCACTGAAAGTTTTGAAGATATTTTTACCAATGTGAGTTTAACTTCTGGTGATCCCATCCAAGTCACCTACCAAAGGGAAAACGAAACTAAGACAGTCGAAATTGTTCCCAATTTATATTCTGCCGGTGGACATCCTACGATTGGGGTGATGCCATTTGGAGAAAGAAGAGTAGTAGCAACCTTTACTTATGGGGAACAAATCAGCCACTTTATGGCGAATGTTTTAGATAAAGATGATAAATCTTCTTTATACTTCCAAGAAAAAATTGAAGAACGAAAAGAAGAAATTCCAGAAGAACTTCTGAAACAACATGAAATCGCAGAACGGGAAAAATCCCTCCGACGTCGAGCTCTCTCTTTTTTGAAAGACGGAGATATGATTTTAACCGTTGCGGGAGTGGATGTTCATACCGTTCCTGAATTACAAACAGAACTTGGAAAACACCAAGGAAAAACCATTCCTGTTGAAGTGGAACGTAAAACCTATCCACTTCTTACCCCTTGGGCAACAGAAAAAGTAACTATACAAATCCCTGTGTTAGGTGCCAATGTGTATGAATTTTGGAATATCGAACATCCAAAATTCCCTGAATTAGGAATTCCTTATTTTCGATTGGATAGTTATGATGCTGAAATCGAAAATCGACTTTCGAATTTAAAAATCCAAAACCAATCATTTGAAACGGCAGATGCCTTTACCTCCTATTTGAAATCCAATGCAGGTAAAAAAGAAATTTGGATCGGCAATATGAAATACTTTGCTGATGTCAATTTGAAACCGATAGGCCTTCTTGGCTTTCGTGCTTCTATGAAATTTGAAGCCGAAAAATTACAGAAAGAGTCAACCGTTTATTCATCACTTGTCGGTGCAGGGAACAAAGTATACGAAAACGTTTCCACGACCCTAAAAGGGATCGGTATGTTGTTCTCTGGGTTATTGTCTCCAAAAGAAAATTTGTCGGGTCCGATTGGGATTGTGCAGATTGCTGGGATTAGTTTGGAATATGGTTGGGTCACTTACCTTGACTTTGTTGCTAAAATTTCATTAGCACTGATGGTGATGAACTTGCTTCCTATACCTATGGCTGACGGCGGACACATTGTACTCTATGCATATGAGGCGATTACAGGAAGACCACTTCCAAGAAAGGCAATTGAAGCGATCTTTCGATTGGGATTTTTCTTTCTCATTGGGCTTGGACTTTATGTTTCCTTCAATGATGTGATGCGTATTTTTTAA
- the dxr gene encoding 1-deoxy-D-xylulose-5-phosphate reductoisomerase: MVGVSVLGISGSVGSSTVKVLRQFRDQFSLRSFSVHSNWEVAKILISEFSPEVVCVTDPKLVGKFGDKFGSTNILYGDHALIDLVKLPSVDVVVTAVVGARGVLPTIAAIEAGKKIAIANKETLVTFGPLINRLVAKHKTLMVPVDSEHNALFQLIERETRSNIRAITLTASGGSFRTLPIEELEHVSVKQALNHPTWSMGPKITVDSAGLINKGLEVIEAHFLFGFSYDEIEVVIHPQSLTHGIIETRDGACLQYTSHPDMVYPIAHSLFYPNPTPQMLIERKPSTWKTLEFFPPDTNRYPGLTLAYQAGKAGGVAPCIFNAANEEAVALFLEEKISFTTIPRLIESALNQVKNEFPETLEGYLEKDKETRNLIQSEFLKGGVTT, translated from the coding sequence ATGGTAGGTGTCTCGGTATTAGGAATTTCAGGTTCTGTTGGCTCTTCCACGGTGAAGGTGCTCAGGCAATTCCGAGACCAGTTTTCGTTACGTAGTTTTTCCGTTCACTCCAATTGGGAAGTGGCAAAAATCCTCATTTCAGAATTTTCCCCCGAAGTGGTTTGTGTCACCGATCCCAAGTTAGTGGGGAAGTTTGGGGATAAATTTGGTTCTACAAACATTTTGTATGGAGACCATGCTCTTATTGACTTAGTCAAATTGCCATCAGTGGATGTGGTGGTTACTGCTGTGGTTGGGGCCAGGGGAGTCCTTCCTACCATTGCAGCCATTGAGGCTGGCAAAAAAATTGCCATCGCCAATAAAGAAACGCTTGTTACCTTTGGGCCACTGATTAATCGTTTGGTGGCAAAACACAAAACTCTAATGGTGCCTGTAGATTCCGAACACAATGCACTTTTCCAACTCATTGAAAGGGAAACTCGTTCCAATATTCGTGCGATTACACTCACTGCATCGGGCGGAAGTTTTCGTACGTTACCTATCGAAGAGTTGGAACATGTTTCCGTAAAACAGGCTCTAAACCATCCAACTTGGTCCATGGGTCCGAAAATCACTGTGGACTCGGCAGGTCTGATCAACAAAGGTCTGGAAGTGATTGAAGCACATTTTCTCTTTGGGTTTTCGTATGACGAGATTGAGGTGGTGATCCACCCGCAGTCTCTCACTCACGGCATCATTGAAACGAGAGATGGCGCTTGTCTGCAATACACAAGCCACCCCGATATGGTGTATCCCATCGCACATTCCTTATTTTATCCAAATCCAACACCGCAAATGCTCATAGAACGAAAACCTTCCACTTGGAAAACCTTGGAATTTTTTCCACCAGATACAAATCGTTACCCTGGACTCACACTTGCCTACCAAGCAGGAAAAGCAGGTGGAGTGGCACCTTGTATTTTTAATGCAGCGAATGAAGAAGCTGTGGCGTTATTTTTAGAAGAAAAAATATCTTTTACTACAATTCCAAGACTCATTGAGTCTGCCTTAAACCAAGTCAAAAATGAATTTCCAGAGACCCTTGAAGGTTATTTGGAAAAAGACAAAGAAACACGAAATTTGATCCAATCTGAATTTTTAAAAGGGGGAGTGACTACATGA
- a CDS encoding phosphatidate cytidylyltransferase, which produces MSETTLRILSAIVLTFIYVFMIFHSSWYFIEFYLFGVVLIYLGLKELYAFCKTEESKPFFGTGLLFSLLIFTVYYIQFLGLQFEVTPPGFVLELSKLFREGFHPIPFLLVALSITVWILQILKRPLDGALFSVGGTMLGPIYIAIPIGHFLLLLALPFGTYYIFLVSVITFMSDAGAYFGGRWFGKHPAGLKISPKKTWEGYVTGNLTAVIGAQVLNVTWEHFSGVKLPVGIVETIILSFVISVISVMGDLAESAMKRDAKIKDSGSLIPGHGGVLDLADALLFTVPAIYYYFLFKGFLGFSV; this is translated from the coding sequence ATGAGTGAAACGACACTCCGTATTCTGTCTGCGATAGTGCTTACTTTTATCTATGTCTTTATGATCTTCCATAGCTCATGGTACTTCATAGAATTTTACCTCTTCGGAGTTGTATTGATTTACCTTGGACTCAAAGAGTTGTATGCATTTTGCAAAACAGAAGAATCAAAACCATTTTTTGGAACGGGATTACTGTTTTCCCTACTCATTTTTACTGTGTATTACATCCAGTTTTTGGGCCTTCAGTTTGAAGTGACACCTCCTGGATTTGTTTTGGAACTTTCAAAACTCTTCCGAGAAGGATTTCACCCCATTCCTTTTTTACTCGTGGCTCTTTCCATCACGGTTTGGATTTTACAAATTCTAAAACGCCCATTAGATGGAGCATTATTTTCCGTGGGTGGAACTATGCTTGGTCCCATCTACATTGCGATACCAATTGGTCATTTTTTACTCCTCCTTGCCCTTCCGTTTGGAACTTACTATATCTTCCTCGTTTCTGTGATCACGTTTATGAGTGATGCGGGTGCGTATTTTGGTGGTCGTTGGTTTGGAAAACACCCAGCGGGCTTAAAAATCTCTCCGAAAAAAACATGGGAAGGATACGTAACTGGAAACCTAACGGCTGTCATTGGGGCACAAGTTCTCAATGTAACATGGGAGCACTTTAGCGGTGTGAAATTGCCAGTTGGGATTGTGGAGACCATCATTTTATCCTTTGTGATCTCAGTGATTTCTGTGATGGGAGATTTGGCTGAGTCTGCGATGAAACGTGATGCCAAAATCAAAGATTCTGGAAGTCTCATACCGGGCCACGGTGGGGTATTGGATTTAGCAGATGCCCTTCTGTTTACAGTGCCTGCGATCTATTATTATTTTCTCTTCAAAGGTTTCCTCGGATTCTCTGTCTGA
- a CDS encoding isoprenyl transferase, protein MKLNSIPSHIAVIMDGNGRWAENQGKKRTEGHREGANAIDRLLDVALEYKIPNISLYAFSTENWKRPITEIQAIFGLLVEFIETRLDTIHAKGIRIHHSGARNKLSKTVLSKIDHAMAVTKKNKKLTANFCLNYGGHEEILSNFSRVMSARKAKKEALDKPISSKEFEKYLYTSPLPPVDLLIRTAGEQRISNFLLWQSAYAEMYFTSTLWPDFGRTSLEEALQFFDSRKRKFGGLL, encoded by the coding sequence ATGAAGTTGAACTCAATCCCTTCCCACATTGCTGTCATCATGGACGGAAATGGCAGGTGGGCGGAAAACCAAGGGAAAAAAAGAACCGAAGGCCACAGAGAAGGGGCAAATGCAATTGATCGCCTTTTGGATGTGGCTTTGGAATACAAAATTCCAAACATCTCCCTTTATGCTTTTTCCACAGAAAACTGGAAACGTCCCATCACAGAAATCCAAGCCATCTTTGGGCTGTTAGTCGAGTTTATTGAGACACGTCTCGACACCATTCATGCCAAAGGGATTCGGATCCACCATAGTGGAGCTAGGAACAAACTATCAAAAACGGTTTTATCCAAAATTGACCACGCCATGGCCGTGACCAAAAAGAATAAAAAACTCACAGCTAACTTTTGTTTGAACTATGGCGGTCACGAAGAAATTTTAAGTAATTTTTCCCGGGTGATGTCAGCACGGAAGGCCAAAAAAGAAGCTTTGGACAAACCCATTTCCTCCAAAGAATTTGAAAAATATTTGTATACATCCCCTTTGCCACCCGTAGATTTATTGATCAGAACTGCGGGAGAACAAAGGATTTCTAACTTTCTTTTATGGCAAAGTGCATATGCAGAAATGTATTTTACGAGTACACTTTGGCCGGACTTTGGAAGGACCTCACTTGAGGAAGCTCTTCAGTTTTTTGATTCTCGAAAACGTAAATTTGGTGGTTTGTTATGA